In Macadamia integrifolia cultivar HAES 741 chromosome 12, SCU_Mint_v3, whole genome shotgun sequence, the following are encoded in one genomic region:
- the LOC122057349 gene encoding O-methyltransferase MdmC-like isoform X1 → MTRPLLYGSANLMRTLHLLMPSNIVSVQFQLTVLRSTDQLHFSTITSISKAHRRCCGAVRASKLHLPRSCCTDSVIVAKDGKYGNKQVISITPQLYDYMLANIREPEILRELREETASMRGSQMQVSPDQAQLLAMLVQILGAQRCIEVGVYTGYSSLAIALVLPESGRLVACERDAKSLEIAKRYYERAKVSHKVDVRHALAADTLRSLIVNGEACTYDFAFVDAEKRMYHEYFELLLQLVRVGGVIVVDNVLWHGKVADPLVNDPKTLSIREFNKNIMEDSRVSISMVPIGDGMTICCKR, encoded by the exons ATGACGAGACCTTTGTTGTATGGTTCTGCAAATTTAATGCGAACCCTTCACCTTCTGATGCCTTCCAACATCGTCTCTGTCCAATTCCAACTAACTGTTTTAAGGAGTACTGACCAACTCCATTTCTCCACCATAACTTCGATTTCCAAAGCCCATCGGAGATGCTGTGGCGCAGTCAGAGCTTCCAAGCTGCATCTTCCTCGAAGTTGCTGTACTGACTCAGTGATTGTAGCTAAAGATGGCAAGTACGGGAATAAACAGGTTATTAGTATTACGCCTCAGCTTTACGATTACATGTTGGCCAATATTCGCGAACCAGAG ATTCTGCGGGAGCTTCGCGAAGAGACTGCTTCTATGCGAGGGAGTCAGATGCAG GTGTCTCCTGATCAAGCTCAACTACTTGCAATGCTTGTTCAAATTCTTGGGGCACAGAGATGCATTGAAGTTGGTGTTTATACT ggATATTCATCCTTGGCTATCGCCTTGGTCCTTCCAGAATCAGGTCGATTGGTCGCATGCGAAAGAGATGCAAAGTCTCTTGAGATTGCAAAAAGGTATTATGAGCGAGCTAAGGTTTCTCACAAG GTGGACGTGAGACATGCATTAGCAGCAGACACTTTAAGGTCCTTAATTGTGAATGGAGAAGCTTGCAC TTATGATTTTGCATTTGTTGATGCTGAGAAAAGAATGTACCATGAATATTTTGAGCTGCTCTTACAActg GTGAGGGTTGGAGGAGTAATTGTGGTTGATAATGTTCTTTGGCATGGAAAAGTGGCTGACCCTCTG GTAAATGATCCAAAAACTCTCAGCATAAgagaatttaataaaaatattatggAGGATTCTCGTGTTAGCATCAGTATG GTACCTATTGGAGATGGCATGACAATATGTTGCAAAAGGTGA
- the LOC122057349 gene encoding O-methyltransferase MdmC-like isoform X2 — MTRPLLYGSANLMRTLHLLMPSNIVSVQFQLTVLRSTDQLHFSTITSISKAHRRCCGAVRASKLHLPRSCCTDSVIVAKDGKYGNKQVISITPQLYDYMLANIREPEILRELREETASMRGSQMQVSPDQAQLLAMLVQILGAQRCIEVGVYTGYSSLAIALVLPESGRLVACERDAKSLEIAKRYYERAKVSHKVDVRHALAADTLSYDFAFVDAEKRMYHEYFELLLQLVRVGGVIVVDNVLWHGKVADPLVNDPKTLSIREFNKNIMEDSRVSISMVPIGDGMTICCKR, encoded by the exons ATGACGAGACCTTTGTTGTATGGTTCTGCAAATTTAATGCGAACCCTTCACCTTCTGATGCCTTCCAACATCGTCTCTGTCCAATTCCAACTAACTGTTTTAAGGAGTACTGACCAACTCCATTTCTCCACCATAACTTCGATTTCCAAAGCCCATCGGAGATGCTGTGGCGCAGTCAGAGCTTCCAAGCTGCATCTTCCTCGAAGTTGCTGTACTGACTCAGTGATTGTAGCTAAAGATGGCAAGTACGGGAATAAACAGGTTATTAGTATTACGCCTCAGCTTTACGATTACATGTTGGCCAATATTCGCGAACCAGAG ATTCTGCGGGAGCTTCGCGAAGAGACTGCTTCTATGCGAGGGAGTCAGATGCAG GTGTCTCCTGATCAAGCTCAACTACTTGCAATGCTTGTTCAAATTCTTGGGGCACAGAGATGCATTGAAGTTGGTGTTTATACT ggATATTCATCCTTGGCTATCGCCTTGGTCCTTCCAGAATCAGGTCGATTGGTCGCATGCGAAAGAGATGCAAAGTCTCTTGAGATTGCAAAAAGGTATTATGAGCGAGCTAAGGTTTCTCACAAG GTGGACGTGAGACATGCATTAGCAGCAGACACTTTAAG TTATGATTTTGCATTTGTTGATGCTGAGAAAAGAATGTACCATGAATATTTTGAGCTGCTCTTACAActg GTGAGGGTTGGAGGAGTAATTGTGGTTGATAATGTTCTTTGGCATGGAAAAGTGGCTGACCCTCTG GTAAATGATCCAAAAACTCTCAGCATAAgagaatttaataaaaatattatggAGGATTCTCGTGTTAGCATCAGTATG GTACCTATTGGAGATGGCATGACAATATGTTGCAAAAGGTGA
- the LOC122057349 gene encoding tricin synthase 1-like isoform X4: protein MTRPLLYGSANLMRTLHLLMPSNIVSVQFQLTVLRSTDQLHFSTITSISKAHRRCCGAVRASKLHLPRSCCTDSVIVAKDGKYGNKQVISITPQLYDYMLANIREPEILRELREETASMRGSQMQVSPDQAQLLAMLVQILGAQRCIEVGVYTGYSSLAIALVLPESGRLVACERDAKSLEIAKRYYERAKVSHKVDVRHALAADTLRSLIVNGEACTYDFAFVDAEKRMYHEYFELLLQLVRVGGVIVVDNVLWHGKVADPLGFL, encoded by the exons ATGACGAGACCTTTGTTGTATGGTTCTGCAAATTTAATGCGAACCCTTCACCTTCTGATGCCTTCCAACATCGTCTCTGTCCAATTCCAACTAACTGTTTTAAGGAGTACTGACCAACTCCATTTCTCCACCATAACTTCGATTTCCAAAGCCCATCGGAGATGCTGTGGCGCAGTCAGAGCTTCCAAGCTGCATCTTCCTCGAAGTTGCTGTACTGACTCAGTGATTGTAGCTAAAGATGGCAAGTACGGGAATAAACAGGTTATTAGTATTACGCCTCAGCTTTACGATTACATGTTGGCCAATATTCGCGAACCAGAG ATTCTGCGGGAGCTTCGCGAAGAGACTGCTTCTATGCGAGGGAGTCAGATGCAG GTGTCTCCTGATCAAGCTCAACTACTTGCAATGCTTGTTCAAATTCTTGGGGCACAGAGATGCATTGAAGTTGGTGTTTATACT ggATATTCATCCTTGGCTATCGCCTTGGTCCTTCCAGAATCAGGTCGATTGGTCGCATGCGAAAGAGATGCAAAGTCTCTTGAGATTGCAAAAAGGTATTATGAGCGAGCTAAGGTTTCTCACAAG GTGGACGTGAGACATGCATTAGCAGCAGACACTTTAAGGTCCTTAATTGTGAATGGAGAAGCTTGCAC TTATGATTTTGCATTTGTTGATGCTGAGAAAAGAATGTACCATGAATATTTTGAGCTGCTCTTACAActg GTGAGGGTTGGAGGAGTAATTGTGGTTGATAATGTTCTTTGGCATGGAAAAGTGGCTGACCCTCTG GGGTTCTTGTAG
- the LOC122057349 gene encoding O-methyltransferase MdmC-like isoform X3, with translation MTRPLLYGSANLMRTLHLLMPSNIVSVQFQLTVLRSTDQLHFSTITSISKAHRRCCGAVRASKLHLPRSCCTDSVIVAKDGKYGNKQVISITPQLYDYMLANIREPEILRELREETASMRGSQMQVSPDQAQLLAMLVQILGAQRCIEVGVYTGYSSLAIALVLPESGRLVACERDAKSLEIAKSYDFAFVDAEKRMYHEYFELLLQLVRVGGVIVVDNVLWHGKVADPLVNDPKTLSIREFNKNIMEDSRVSISMVPIGDGMTICCKR, from the exons ATGACGAGACCTTTGTTGTATGGTTCTGCAAATTTAATGCGAACCCTTCACCTTCTGATGCCTTCCAACATCGTCTCTGTCCAATTCCAACTAACTGTTTTAAGGAGTACTGACCAACTCCATTTCTCCACCATAACTTCGATTTCCAAAGCCCATCGGAGATGCTGTGGCGCAGTCAGAGCTTCCAAGCTGCATCTTCCTCGAAGTTGCTGTACTGACTCAGTGATTGTAGCTAAAGATGGCAAGTACGGGAATAAACAGGTTATTAGTATTACGCCTCAGCTTTACGATTACATGTTGGCCAATATTCGCGAACCAGAG ATTCTGCGGGAGCTTCGCGAAGAGACTGCTTCTATGCGAGGGAGTCAGATGCAG GTGTCTCCTGATCAAGCTCAACTACTTGCAATGCTTGTTCAAATTCTTGGGGCACAGAGATGCATTGAAGTTGGTGTTTATACT ggATATTCATCCTTGGCTATCGCCTTGGTCCTTCCAGAATCAGGTCGATTGGTCGCATGCGAAAGAGATGCAAAGTCTCTTGAGATTGCAAAAAG TTATGATTTTGCATTTGTTGATGCTGAGAAAAGAATGTACCATGAATATTTTGAGCTGCTCTTACAActg GTGAGGGTTGGAGGAGTAATTGTGGTTGATAATGTTCTTTGGCATGGAAAAGTGGCTGACCCTCTG GTAAATGATCCAAAAACTCTCAGCATAAgagaatttaataaaaatattatggAGGATTCTCGTGTTAGCATCAGTATG GTACCTATTGGAGATGGCATGACAATATGTTGCAAAAGGTGA